The Helianthus annuus cultivar XRQ/B chromosome 16, HanXRQr2.0-SUNRISE, whole genome shotgun sequence genome includes a window with the following:
- the LOC110916806 gene encoding nuclear intron maturase 2, mitochondrial translates to MNRRFTYLCHSILLYPTRTSTISNPRTNGFTLFRAFMYTSTQFNNNSNYNYNFRKNNVSPDPNDPSTLMKEDGVSVCSELWIESFRNPNQTVTNLTNYLRRFELWVLAYQKVCADEMGAYMPKSSVQRSALEDLLALRNAVLDNRFRWGARLEFFIKSPKDKTEYESLSKRKIRAILTTTQPSPFQDRIVQEVLFMILEPVFEARFSEKSYAFRPGRTAHTALRVIRRSFAGYLWYIKGDLSTVLDGMKVGLVISALMRDVRDKMVIDLVKSALTTPVITSPPVEKKRIQRKYQKKRVLAEDEPKPDPYWLESFFGFAPEEAEKVPTWGHCGILSPLLANICLDELDRWMEGKIKEFYRPSKSDVIWNSPEGEVDQGNTSWPEFVPTSGPDKTRKIDYIRFGGHFLIGVRGPRADAAILRKQLIEFCDQKYMLKLDNESLPIEHITKGIMFLDHVLCRRVVYPTLRYTATGGKIISEKGVGTLLSVTASLKQCIKQFRKLGFLKGDRDPDPQPCFRMFHATQAHTNAQMNKLLTTMVEWYRFADNRKKIVNFCSYIIRGSLAKLYAAKYKLRSRAKVYKIGDRTLRRPLKEKKGQSPEYNNLLRMGLAESIEGLQYTRMSLVPETDYSPFPVGWRPDHEKALLEYIRLDDPKTFEQNRTTLIEEGLISPQDYVSMLVWNYKRSAAINGVNNSEEGKVLLESGNEKDERGIEDEEERGEQLRATNV, encoded by the coding sequence ATGAATCGCCGGTTTACTTATCTCTGTCATTCAATATTACTATACCCCACACGCACATCAACCATTTCAAACCCTCGAACAAATGGGTTCACTTTATTTAGGGCATTCATGTACACATCAACCCAGTTCAATAACAACAGCAATTACAACTACAATTTCAGAAAAAATAATGTCAGTCCAGACCCAAATGACCCATCAACCCTAATGAAAGAAGACGGTGTATCAGTCTGTTCAGAGTTATGGATAGAAAGTTTTAGAAACCCTAATCAAACTGTCACCAATTTAACTAATTACTTAAGAAGATTTGAGTTATGGGTCTTAGCTTATCAGAAAGTTTGTGCTGATGAAATGGGTGCTTACATGCCGAAAAGTTCGGTACAACGATCAGCACTTGAGGATTTACTTGCGCTTAGAAACGCGGTTCTTGATAACCGGTTTAGGTGGGGTGCGCGGTTGGAGTTTTTTATTAAGTCGCCGAAGGATAAGACGGAGTATGAGTCGTTGTCGAAGAGGAAGATTAGGGCGATCTTGACTACTACGCAGCCGAGCCCGTTTCAAGATAGGATTGTTCAGGAGGTTTTGTTTATGATTTTGGAGCCCGTGTTTGAAGCGCGGTTTTCGGAGAAGTCGTACGCGTTTCGGCCTGGGAGGACTGCGCATACGGCGTTGAGGGTGATTAGGAGGAGTTTCGCGGGGTATTTGTGGTATATAAAAGGGGATTTGAGTACGGTTTTGGATGGGATGAAAGTTGGATTGGTGATTAGTGCTTTGATGAGGGATGTGAGGGATAAAATGGTGATTGATTTGGTGAAATCTGCGTTGACGACTCCGGTAATCACAAGCCCGCCTGTGGAAAAGAAGAGAATTCAGCGGAAGTATCAGAAAAAGCGGGTTTTAGCGGAAGACGAGCCGAAACCCGACCCGTATTGGTTAGAGTCGTTTTTCGGGTTTGCACCTGAAGAAGCTGAAAAGGTTCCTACTTGGGGGCATTGCGGGATTTTAAGCCCGTTACTGGCTAACATTTGTCTAGATGAATTAGACCGTTGGATGGAGGGTAAAATTAAGGAATTTTACCGACCGTCAAAGAGTGACGTAATATGGAATAGTCCAGAAGGAGAAGTTGACCAAGGGAATACATCGTGGCCTGAGTTCGTTCCGACTAGCGGGCCCGATAAAACCCGAAAAATCGATTATATACGTTTCGGTGGTCATTTCTTGATTGGAGTTCGTGGCCCGAGAGCGGATGCAGCGATTCTTAGAAAACAATTAATCGAGTTTTGTGATCAGAAATACATGCTCAAACTCGATAACGAGTCTCTCCCGATTGAGCATATCACAAAAGGAATAATGTTTCTTGATCATGTTTTATGTAGAAGAGTTGTATATCCGACTCTTAGATATACCGCAACAGGTGGTAAAATCATAAGCGAAAAAGGTGTTGGTACGTTATTATCCGTAACCGCGAGTCTCAAACAATGCATTAAACAGTTTAGAAAATTGGGATTTCTAAAAGGGGATAGGGATCCGGACCCACAACCGTGTTTCAGAATGTTTCACGCCACACAAGCGCATACTAACGCACAAATGAACAAGCTTTTGACTACAATGGTCGAGTGGTATCGATTTGCCGATAATCGAAAAAAGATCGTAAATTTTTGTTCCTATATTATACGAGGTTCGCTTGCTAAACTCTACGCTGCCAAATATAAGCTTCGTTCGCGTGCGAAAGTTTATAAAATCGGTGATAGAACGCTTCGACGTCCGTTAAAGGAGAAAAAAGGGCAGTCACCGGAGTATAATAATTTATTACGAATGGGTCTTGCGGAGTCGATTGAAGGGCTTCAGTATACACGAATGTCGTTGGTGCCCGAGACTGATTACAGCCCATTTCCAGTGGGCTGGAGGCCCGATCACGAGAAGGCGTTGCTTGAATATATAAGATTGGATGATCCGAAAACGTTTGAACAAAATCGTACGACTTTAATTGAAGAAGGTCTTATTTCACCTCAAGATTATGTTTCTATGCTTGTTTGGAATTATAAAAGAAGTGCAGCCATTAATGGTGTTAATAACTCGGAAGAAGGTAAAGTGTTGTTGGAATCGGGTAATGAAAAAGACGAGCGGGGCATAGAAGACGAAGAAGAACGTGGGGAACAGTTACGTGCAACAAATGTTTGA
- the LOC110916802 gene encoding 10 kDa chaperonin 1, chloroplastic — protein sequence MASSSFLTAAKPFSSLITDLRSSSSSSVPAKTTSLGLRRNSLKVNAIATKYEPTKVKPQADRVLIRLEELPEKSAGGVLLPKSAVKFERYLMGEILAVGSDVGDLEAGKKVLFSDVNAYEVDLGEGKHCFCKAGELLAVVE from the exons ATGGCGTCTTCCAGTTTCCTCACAGCAGCTAAACCCTTTTCTTCTTTAATTACAGACCTTcgttcttcttcctcttcttctgtTCCTGCTAAAACCACAAGTTTAG GTCTACGAAGAAATTCACTCAAGGTTAATGCAATTGCAACCAAGTATGAGCCTACAAAG GTTAAGCCACAAGCTGACCGAGTGCTAATTCGTCTGGAGGAGCTACCTGAG AAATCTGCTGGTGGAGTTTTATTGCCAAAATCAGCCGTCAAGTTTGAACGTTATCTTATGGGAGAG ATTCTTGCTGTCGGTTCCGATGTAGGGGACTTAGAGGCTGGGAAAAAG GTTCTTTTCTCTGACGTAAACGCGTATGAG GTGGATCTGGGAGAGGGAAAACACTGCTTCTGCAAAGCAGGAGAGTTGCTGGCTGTGGTCGAGTAG